In Duganella zoogloeoides, a single genomic region encodes these proteins:
- a CDS encoding carbohydrate kinase family protein has protein sequence MTQTSLICGSLAIDTILQFPGRFDSILLADQLHKVNVSFLAPTMRTEFGGCSGNIAYNLKMLGGDPRIVGVMGQDNAAYIARLAKLGIPSDNILIKEDAYNAQCFVTADQDGNQINAFHPGAMSYAHENDIAKAGPAALAIISPDGHLGMQKHATDLVKLEIPFIFDPGQQLPMFNGEELTTFIDQATYVTTNDYEIELLTERTGLSVADIASRVEALIITRGEQGSEIYTKGERIDIPAVPATEVLDPTGCGDAYRAGLLFGITNGWKWETTGRLASLLGAIKIASKGAQNHRLTAAEIADKFEAAFGYRY, from the coding sequence ATGACCCAGACCTCCTTGATTTGCGGCTCGCTCGCGATCGACACCATCCTGCAATTCCCGGGCCGCTTCGACAGCATCCTGCTGGCCGACCAGCTCCATAAAGTGAACGTGTCGTTCCTGGCGCCAACCATGCGCACCGAATTCGGCGGCTGCTCCGGCAACATCGCCTACAACCTCAAGATGCTGGGCGGCGATCCGCGCATCGTCGGCGTGATGGGCCAGGACAACGCGGCCTATATTGCCCGCCTGGCCAAGCTCGGCATCCCGTCGGACAACATCCTGATCAAGGAAGACGCCTACAACGCCCAGTGCTTCGTCACGGCCGACCAGGACGGCAACCAGATCAACGCCTTCCACCCGGGCGCCATGTCGTACGCGCACGAGAACGATATCGCCAAGGCCGGCCCTGCCGCGCTGGCCATCATTTCGCCGGACGGCCACCTGGGCATGCAAAAGCACGCGACCGACCTGGTCAAGCTGGAGATCCCGTTCATCTTCGATCCGGGCCAGCAACTGCCGATGTTCAACGGCGAAGAACTGACCACCTTTATCGACCAGGCCACCTACGTCACCACCAACGATTACGAAATCGAGCTGCTGACCGAGCGCACCGGCTTGAGCGTGGCCGACATCGCCAGCCGCGTGGAAGCGCTGATCATCACCCGTGGCGAGCAGGGTTCGGAAATTTATACCAAGGGCGAGCGCATCGACATCCCGGCCGTGCCTGCCACCGAAGTGCTGGATCCGACCGGCTGCGGCGACGCCTACCGCGCCGGCCTGCTGTTCGGCATCACCAACGGCTGGAAATGGGAAACCACGGGCCGCCTGGCCAGCCTGCTGGGCGCGATCAAGATCGCCAGCAAGGGCGCACAAAACCACCGCCTGACGGCAGCCGAGATCGCCGACAAGTTCGAAGCCGCGTTCGGTTACCGCTACTAA
- the prmA gene encoding 50S ribosomal protein L11 methyltransferase encodes MSWTEIVIEIAREHAEALSEALMDVGALSVSVEDADEGTDAERPLFGEPGMEPTEAAWDHSRVVALTDEADDQAVIVAAAAGQAGLAKLPKFTTRKVEEQDWVRLTQSQFAPIHIGKNIWVVPSWHEAPDPDALILELDPGLAFGTGSHPTTRLCMEWLEAHPAPGKTVLDYGCGSGILAMVARKVGAGEVVGVDIDPQAIESAADNAQRNHCEIEYFLPDTFAQSAHAEQKFDIVVANILSSPLKLMAPMLSGRVAPGGALILSGVLARQAEEVAAAYAPFIKLGVWAEQDGWVALHGRLGSDVVPAAR; translated from the coding sequence ATGAGCTGGACCGAAATCGTCATCGAAATCGCGCGCGAACACGCCGAAGCCCTGTCCGAAGCACTGATGGACGTGGGCGCGCTGTCGGTCTCCGTCGAGGACGCCGATGAAGGCACCGACGCCGAACGTCCGCTGTTCGGCGAGCCGGGCATGGAACCGACCGAAGCGGCCTGGGACCACAGCCGCGTGGTGGCCCTCACCGACGAAGCCGACGACCAGGCCGTGATCGTGGCCGCTGCCGCCGGCCAGGCTGGCCTGGCCAAGCTGCCCAAGTTCACCACCCGCAAGGTGGAAGAGCAGGACTGGGTGCGCCTGACGCAGTCGCAATTCGCACCGATTCACATCGGCAAGAACATCTGGGTCGTGCCGAGCTGGCACGAGGCACCGGATCCTGACGCGCTGATCCTGGAACTCGACCCGGGCCTGGCGTTCGGTACCGGCAGCCATCCGACCACGCGCTTGTGCATGGAATGGCTGGAAGCCCATCCGGCGCCCGGCAAGACCGTGCTCGACTACGGCTGCGGTTCCGGCATCCTGGCCATGGTAGCCAGGAAGGTCGGCGCTGGTGAAGTCGTGGGTGTGGACATCGATCCGCAAGCGATCGAATCGGCTGCCGACAATGCCCAGCGCAACCATTGCGAGATCGAATACTTCCTGCCCGACACCTTCGCCCAGTCCGCGCATGCCGAGCAGAAGTTCGACATCGTGGTGGCGAATATCCTGTCGAGCCCGTTGAAATTGATGGCGCCGATGTTGTCGGGCCGCGTCGCGCCCGGTGGCGCACTGATCCTGTCGGGCGTGCTGGCGCGCCAGGCCGAGGAAGTGGCTGCCGCTTACGCACCGTTCATCAAGCTCGGCGTATGGGCCGAACAGGATGGCTGGGTCGCCCTGCACGGTCGCCTCGGCAGTGACGTGGTTCCCGCCGCGCGCTAA
- a CDS encoding YggT family protein has protein sequence MLVTILKLIVDAIAVLLGSALLLRFWMQAIRVRPPAQVAQFTFQLSDWLVRPLRRVVPGMGGYDWASLIGAFLIVLLATCVFFLAGWPVQLVLLVAFERFLSWILYGFMALLVIEVIFSWINPHAPLAPFIRALNEPLLRPIRKVVPLIGNLDLSVLVALILLQIAQLLLGLAFNGR, from the coding sequence GTGCTTGTAACAATACTGAAGTTGATTGTCGATGCCATTGCGGTTCTGCTCGGTTCGGCATTACTGCTGCGTTTCTGGATGCAGGCGATCCGCGTGCGGCCACCGGCCCAGGTGGCGCAATTCACGTTCCAATTGTCGGACTGGCTGGTGCGCCCGCTGCGGCGCGTGGTGCCGGGCATGGGCGGCTACGATTGGGCCAGCCTGATCGGCGCCTTCCTGATCGTGCTGCTGGCCACCTGCGTGTTCTTCCTGGCGGGCTGGCCGGTGCAACTGGTGTTGCTGGTGGCGTTCGAGCGCTTCCTGTCGTGGATACTGTATGGCTTCATGGCGCTGCTGGTGATCGAGGTCATCTTTAGCTGGATCAATCCGCACGCGCCGCTGGCGCCGTTCATCCGCGCGCTCAACGAGCCGCTGCTGCGTCCGATCCGCAAGGTGGTGCCGCTGATCGGCAATCTCGATTTGTCGGTGCTGGTGGCGCTGATATTGCTCCAGATCGCGCAGTTGCTGCTGGGACTGGCCTTCAACGGCCGCTGA
- the accB gene encoding acetyl-CoA carboxylase biotin carboxyl carrier protein — protein MDLRKLKTLIDLVAESDIAELEVTEGESKVRIVKSSAMPQNQMVMMQPQGIPQYHAAPAPAAAPVAAAAPAVAAEPTGHIVKSPMVGTFYRSSAPGSAAFVEVGATVKEGDTLCIIEAMKLLNEIDADKSGTITQILVENGQPVEFGQPLFVIG, from the coding sequence ATGGATCTACGCAAACTGAAGACCTTGATTGATTTGGTCGCAGAATCCGACATCGCAGAGCTCGAAGTGACCGAAGGCGAGAGCAAAGTCCGCATCGTCAAATCGTCGGCCATGCCGCAAAACCAGATGGTGATGATGCAGCCGCAAGGCATTCCTCAGTACCATGCAGCGCCGGCGCCAGCCGCCGCCCCGGTTGCCGCAGCCGCGCCTGCCGTAGCCGCCGAGCCAACCGGCCACATCGTCAAATCGCCGATGGTCGGCACCTTCTATCGTTCGTCGGCGCCGGGTTCGGCAGCCTTTGTCGAAGTGGGCGCCACCGTCAAGGAAGGCGACACCCTCTGCATCATCGAAGCGATGAAGCTGCTCAACGAAATCGATGCCGACAAGTCCGGCACGATCACCCAGATCCTGGTCGAGAATGGCCAGCCGGTCGAATTCGGCCAACCGCTGTTTGTGATAGGCTAA
- a CDS encoding ribonucleotide-diphosphate reductase subunit beta, whose translation MSLSWDEDTAPAAPAAINPAALEGEGTTAEQVARRVNADDKRIINGKTDVNQLVPFKYKWAWDKYLAGCANHWMPQEVNMQRDIELWKNPNGLTDDERRLVKRNLGFFVTADSLAANNIVLGTYRHITAPECRQYLLRQAFEEAIHTHAYQYIVESLGLDEAEIFNAYNEVKSIRDKDEFLIPFIDTLTDPAFTTGTVESDQKLLKSLIVFACLMEGLFFYVGFTQILALGRQNKMMGAAEQYQYILRDESMHCNFGIDLINTIKMENPLLWTPAFKEEIKQLFLQAVDLEYAYAEDTMPRGVLGLNATMFKGYLRFIANRRATQIGLETLFDQEENPFPWMSEMIDLKKERNFFETRVIEYQTGGALNWD comes from the coding sequence ATGTCGCTCTCCTGGGACGAAGACACCGCACCGGCCGCACCTGCCGCCATCAACCCTGCCGCGCTGGAAGGCGAGGGCACCACCGCCGAGCAAGTGGCGCGCCGCGTCAATGCCGACGACAAGCGCATCATCAACGGCAAAACCGACGTCAACCAGCTGGTACCGTTCAAGTACAAGTGGGCGTGGGACAAATACCTGGCCGGCTGCGCCAACCACTGGATGCCGCAGGAAGTGAACATGCAGCGCGATATCGAGCTGTGGAAGAATCCGAACGGCCTGACCGACGACGAGCGTCGCCTGGTCAAGCGCAACCTCGGCTTTTTTGTTACCGCCGACTCGCTGGCCGCCAACAACATCGTGCTGGGCACCTACCGCCACATCACCGCGCCCGAGTGCCGCCAGTACCTGCTGCGCCAGGCGTTCGAGGAAGCGATCCACACCCACGCTTACCAGTACATCGTGGAGTCGCTGGGCCTGGACGAAGCCGAAATCTTCAACGCCTACAACGAAGTCAAATCGATCCGCGACAAGGATGAATTCCTGATCCCGTTCATCGACACGCTGACCGACCCGGCCTTCACCACCGGCACCGTGGAAAGCGACCAGAAACTGCTCAAGTCCCTGATCGTGTTCGCCTGCCTGATGGAAGGCCTGTTCTTCTATGTGGGCTTCACCCAGATCCTGGCGCTGGGCCGCCAGAACAAGATGATGGGCGCCGCCGAGCAGTACCAGTACATCCTGCGCGACGAATCGATGCACTGCAACTTCGGCATCGACCTGATCAACACCATCAAGATGGAAAATCCGCTGCTGTGGACTCCAGCCTTCAAGGAAGAGATCAAGCAGCTGTTCCTGCAGGCCGTGGACCTCGAATACGCGTACGCCGAAGACACCATGCCACGCGGCGTGCTCGGTCTGAACGCGACCATGTTCAAAGGCTACCTGCGCTTCATCGCCAACCGCCGCGCCACCCAGATCGGCCTCGAGACGCTGTTCGACCAGGAAGAAAATCCGTTCCCGTGGATGAGCGAGATGATCGACCTGAAAAAAGAGCGCAACTTCTTCGAGACGCGCGTGATCGAATACCAGACCGGCGGCGCGCTGAACTGGGATTGA
- a CDS encoding DUF3426 domain-containing protein: MALATKCPHCNTIFRVAHDQLKLRGGIVRCGSCNQVFDGNAALLEPLAPPAAPAVSSAAVPSAAAPSTAARLAAAPAGSVPDAAAPPAAIAPAAEPSEFDLDFDDVDDAALPPLPVMAEVKLPDSVAALSLDFDDEAGTAAAEPAPQPLPAQWRVRPPAPPAAPVSLTKPEPEPLRDPQPLPAPAVLAEPEPAPAPPPEPTAQDLISGDTLSEEELQAAIEVELAALDARMAAAQPAPAVQVVREVRPARSDERREPTLDFSPHPDELDEEDEQALLQLSHGGLAAQAQDDIPPSHTLLRTVSAPPADRYYEPEFQSTETLVAEPVVDHHMQEPEVEAPAEPMAEPADDEPGFVKRERHRERYGRATTIALCLGIVLMLGALAAQGLTTFRNPLAAAMPSLKPALVAACKPLGCKVELPSQIDELAIEQGELQTLSENTFSFSTSLKNSSGSAQAWPHIELVLDDANDKTVLRRVLAPRDYLDPEVEIAQGFPARSEQPVKLYFELKQPRASGYHIAVFYP, translated from the coding sequence ATGGCGCTTGCCACCAAATGCCCCCACTGCAACACGATATTTCGGGTCGCTCATGACCAGCTGAAATTACGTGGGGGCATAGTGCGCTGTGGCTCCTGCAACCAGGTGTTTGACGGTAATGCTGCGTTGCTGGAGCCGCTGGCGCCGCCTGCTGCGCCAGCCGTTTCTTCCGCTGCTGTTCCTTCTGCAGCAGCTCCTTCTACCGCTGCTCGTCTTGCCGCGGCTCCTGCCGGCTCCGTGCCTGATGCCGCTGCGCCTCCTGCCGCCATTGCGCCGGCCGCCGAACCAAGCGAGTTCGATCTCGATTTCGACGACGTCGATGACGCTGCCCTGCCCCCGCTGCCTGTGATGGCTGAGGTCAAATTGCCGGACTCGGTGGCGGCATTGAGCCTGGATTTCGATGATGAGGCCGGGACTGCTGCGGCCGAACCTGCGCCGCAGCCATTGCCCGCACAGTGGCGTGTTCGGCCGCCGGCGCCGCCAGCAGCGCCGGTATCGCTCACCAAGCCTGAGCCCGAGCCGCTGCGTGATCCCCAGCCGCTACCAGCGCCTGCCGTACTGGCCGAACCCGAACCCGCGCCCGCCCCGCCCCCCGAACCGACCGCGCAAGACCTGATCAGCGGCGACACGCTGTCCGAGGAAGAGTTGCAAGCGGCGATCGAGGTGGAACTGGCCGCGCTGGACGCCCGCATGGCGGCCGCGCAACCGGCGCCGGCCGTGCAAGTCGTCCGGGAAGTCAGGCCGGCACGCAGCGACGAGCGCCGCGAACCCACGCTCGACTTTTCCCCGCACCCTGACGAACTCGACGAAGAAGACGAGCAGGCGCTGCTGCAACTGTCCCATGGCGGTCTTGCCGCCCAGGCGCAAGACGACATTCCGCCCAGCCACACGCTGCTGCGCACCGTCTCCGCCCCGCCCGCAGACCGCTATTACGAGCCGGAATTCCAAAGCACCGAAACACTGGTGGCCGAGCCCGTGGTGGACCACCACATGCAGGAGCCCGAAGTCGAAGCCCCGGCCGAGCCAATGGCAGAGCCTGCAGACGACGAGCCCGGCTTCGTCAAGCGCGAACGCCACCGCGAGCGCTATGGCCGCGCCACCACCATCGCCCTGTGCCTGGGCATCGTGCTGATGCTCGGTGCGCTGGCCGCGCAGGGACTGACCACCTTCCGCAACCCGCTGGCAGCGGCCATGCCGTCGCTCAAGCCGGCGCTGGTGGCCGCCTGCAAACCGCTCGGCTGCAAGGTCGAACTGCCGTCGCAGATCGACGAGCTGGCGATCGAACAGGGCGAACTGCAAACCCTGAGCGAAAACACGTTTTCGTTCTCCACGTCGCTCAAGAACAGCAGCGGCAGCGCCCAGGCCTGGCCGCACATCGAACTGGTGCTGGACGACGCCAACGACAAGACCGTGTTGCGCCGCGTCCTTGCGCCGCGCGATTATCTCGATCCCGAAGTCGAGATCGCCCAAGGGTTTCCCGCACGCAGCGAACAACCTGTCAAACTCTACTTTGAATTGAAACAGCCCAGGGCATCGGGCTATCACATCGCAGTCTTTTATCCATAA
- the accC gene encoding acetyl-CoA carboxylase biotin carboxylase subunit, producing the protein MFEKILIANRGEIALRIQRACRELGIKTVVVHSEADKDAKYVKLADESVCIGPAASTLSYLNMPAIISAAEVTDAEAIHPGYGFLSENADFAERVEKSGFVFIGPRSESIRIMGDKVSAKQTMIKAGVPCVPGSEGALPDDPKAIVQIARKVGYPVIIKAAGGGGGRGMRVVHTEAALINAVAMTKTEAGTAFGNPEVYMEKYLENPRHVEIQILADEHKNAVWLGERDCSMQRRHQKVIEEAPAPGIPRKLIEKIGDRCAEACRKIGYRGAGTFEFLYENGEFYFIEMNTRVQVEHPVTEMITGIDIVQEQIRIACGEKLRFRQRDVMLSGHAIECRINAEDAFKFTPSPGRITSWHVPGGPGIRVDSHAYAGYYVPPHYDSMIGKVISYGATREQAIRRMQIALSEMVVEGISTNIPLHRELMIDARFIEGGTNIHYLEHKLADMPELNKLSLNPKAPQ; encoded by the coding sequence ATGTTTGAAAAAATCCTCATTGCCAATCGTGGCGAAATTGCCCTCCGTATCCAGCGCGCTTGCCGCGAACTGGGCATCAAGACGGTCGTGGTCCACTCGGAAGCGGACAAGGACGCCAAGTACGTCAAATTGGCCGACGAGTCGGTATGTATCGGCCCGGCGGCCTCGACGCTCAGCTACCTGAACATGCCAGCCATCATCAGCGCGGCCGAAGTGACCGACGCCGAAGCGATCCACCCGGGCTACGGCTTCCTGTCGGAAAACGCCGACTTCGCCGAGCGCGTGGAAAAATCGGGCTTCGTGTTCATCGGTCCGCGTTCGGAATCGATCCGCATCATGGGCGACAAGGTGTCGGCCAAGCAAACCATGATCAAGGCGGGCGTGCCTTGCGTGCCCGGCTCGGAAGGCGCGCTTCCCGACGATCCGAAAGCCATCGTGCAGATCGCCCGCAAGGTCGGCTACCCGGTCATTATCAAGGCGGCCGGCGGCGGTGGCGGACGCGGCATGCGCGTGGTGCATACCGAAGCGGCGCTGATCAATGCCGTGGCCATGACCAAGACCGAAGCCGGTACCGCCTTCGGCAATCCGGAAGTGTACATGGAGAAGTACCTGGAAAATCCGCGCCACGTGGAAATCCAGATCCTTGCCGACGAACACAAAAACGCCGTCTGGCTGGGCGAACGCGACTGCTCGATGCAGCGCCGCCACCAGAAGGTGATCGAAGAAGCGCCGGCGCCGGGCATCCCGCGCAAGCTGATCGAAAAGATCGGCGACCGCTGCGCCGAAGCGTGCCGCAAGATCGGCTACCGTGGCGCCGGCACCTTCGAGTTCCTGTATGAAAACGGCGAGTTCTACTTCATCGAGATGAACACCCGCGTGCAGGTCGAACACCCGGTCACCGAAATGATCACCGGCATCGACATCGTGCAGGAACAGATCCGCATCGCCTGCGGCGAGAAGCTGCGCTTCCGCCAGCGCGACGTCATGCTGTCGGGCCACGCCATCGAGTGCCGTATCAATGCCGAAGATGCCTTCAAGTTCACGCCGTCGCCGGGCCGCATTACGTCGTGGCACGTGCCGGGTGGTCCCGGCATCCGCGTCGATTCGCACGCATATGCCGGCTACTACGTGCCGCCGCATTACGATTCGATGATCGGCAAGGTCATTTCGTACGGCGCCACCCGCGAGCAGGCCATCCGCCGCATGCAGATCGCGCTGTCGGAAATGGTCGTCGAAGGTATTTCGACCAACATCCCGCTGCACCGCGAGCTGATGATCGATGCCCGTTTCATCGAAGGCGGCACCAATATTCACTACCTCGAGCACAAGCTGGCCGACATGCCAGAACTCAATAAACTGAGCCTGAACCCGAAAGCGCCACAATGA
- the aroQ gene encoding type II 3-dehydroquinate dehydratase codes for MAKNLLLLNGPNLNLLGTREPEIYGAATLADVEHAAQAQAQAAGATLSCFQSNHEGALIDRIHAARTEGVDAIVINPGGLTHTSVALRDALAGVAIPFVEVHISNIYQRESFRHHSFLSAIASGTICGLGIEGYRFAIDFVLKRR; via the coding sequence ATGGCAAAAAACCTCCTCCTCCTGAACGGCCCCAACCTGAATTTATTGGGCACCCGGGAGCCGGAGATTTACGGCGCCGCCACCCTGGCCGATGTGGAACACGCAGCCCAGGCACAAGCGCAAGCGGCTGGCGCCACCTTGTCTTGTTTTCAGAGCAATCACGAAGGGGCGTTGATCGACCGCATCCATGCTGCCCGCACCGAGGGCGTGGACGCCATCGTCATCAACCCGGGTGGACTCACGCATACCAGCGTGGCGCTGCGCGACGCCCTGGCGGGCGTGGCCATTCCATTTGTAGAAGTGCATATTTCGAATATTTACCAGCGCGAGTCGTTTCGCCACCATTCATTCCTGAGCGCGATCGCCAGTGGCACGATCTGTGGACTCGGTATCGAAGGATATCGGTTTGCCATCGACTTCGTTCTTAAAAGGCGATAA
- a CDS encoding type II toxin-antitoxin system HipA family toxin has protein sequence MYKGWGEDWHLGTLADNGLGILFEYSPVALHRGIELSPRHLPLRPGAFHGFPPHQHHLPGLIADSLPDGWGMLLMDRLFRKQGRAPNSISPLDRLAFIGDRGMGALGYVPPDPMELSPDDLSLLDMAKAMQTVLQGRDNVLLRQLSMLGGSPHGSRPKVLLRLDPASGAATTRDDPGWGQPWMVKFPAQGEHKEVCAIEHVYAELARACGLPMPATRHFDLDRRLAAFGVQRFDRDAGMRVPVHTLAGLLHADFRLPSLDYSTFLRATRLVTRDERQVEAAFERCVFNVLFNNRDDHAKNFSYRMERDGSFQLSPCYDIGFHSGPGGGHQMAVMGEGAAPALDDLLRLATDAALPERRARDIIAAMVTRAGLFAQLASNAPIRAATVKAITRAILANRDRLR, from the coding sequence ATGTACAAGGGATGGGGCGAGGACTGGCACCTCGGTACGCTGGCCGACAACGGTCTGGGTATTTTGTTCGAATACTCGCCGGTCGCACTCCATCGCGGCATCGAACTCTCGCCGCGCCACCTGCCGCTGCGGCCGGGCGCCTTCCACGGTTTCCCGCCACACCAGCACCACTTGCCCGGCCTGATCGCCGACTCGCTGCCCGACGGTTGGGGGATGCTGCTGATGGACCGTCTGTTCCGCAAGCAGGGACGCGCGCCCAATAGCATCTCGCCGCTTGATCGCCTGGCCTTTATCGGCGACCGGGGCATGGGCGCGCTTGGTTATGTGCCACCCGACCCGATGGAACTGTCGCCTGACGATCTCTCGCTACTCGACATGGCGAAAGCAATGCAGACGGTCCTGCAGGGCAGGGATAACGTCCTGCTCAGACAACTGAGCATGCTGGGCGGCTCACCGCATGGATCGCGCCCGAAGGTGCTGCTGCGCCTCGATCCCGCCAGCGGCGCCGCCACCACCCGCGACGATCCGGGTTGGGGACAACCGTGGATGGTGAAGTTCCCGGCGCAGGGTGAACACAAGGAGGTGTGCGCAATCGAGCATGTGTATGCCGAACTGGCACGGGCCTGTGGCCTGCCGATGCCTGCCACGCGTCACTTCGACCTGGACCGGCGCCTGGCAGCGTTCGGGGTACAGCGCTTCGACCGGGACGCCGGGATGCGGGTACCGGTGCATACGCTCGCTGGCCTGCTGCATGCCGACTTCCGGCTGCCATCACTCGACTACAGCACCTTCCTGCGTGCTACCCGGCTCGTCACCCGCGACGAACGCCAGGTCGAGGCGGCGTTCGAACGTTGCGTGTTCAACGTGCTGTTTAATAACCGCGACGATCACGCCAAAAATTTCTCCTATCGAATGGAGCGGGACGGCAGCTTCCAGCTATCGCCATGCTACGACATCGGCTTCCACTCCGGCCCTGGCGGCGGACACCAGATGGCAGTCATGGGCGAAGGCGCGGCGCCCGCGCTGGACGACCTGCTGCGCCTGGCCACGGATGCAGCCCTGCCCGAACGACGGGCGCGCGATATCATCGCCGCGATGGTGACGCGCGCTGGCCTGTTCGCACAATTGGCCAGCAATGCGCCCATCCGGGCCGCGACAGTGAAAGCCATCACGCGCGCCATCCTGGCCAATCGCGACCGGCTTCGCTAA
- a CDS encoding helix-turn-helix domain-containing protein: MFDFTLATTPEICVELGRRLRARRLVQGWSQIELAQRAGISAGTIKNLEKHGRATLESFIHVVAALGLSDELSDIFLIRMVSIAAMEKAERANRQRAPRKASR, from the coding sequence ATGTTTGACTTTACGCTGGCGACCACGCCGGAGATTTGCGTCGAGTTGGGACGACGTTTGCGCGCGCGCCGGCTGGTGCAGGGATGGTCGCAGATCGAACTGGCGCAGCGCGCAGGCATCTCGGCAGGCACCATCAAGAACCTCGAGAAGCACGGCAGGGCGACACTTGAATCCTTCATCCATGTCGTCGCCGCGCTCGGCCTGTCCGACGAGTTGAGTGACATCTTCCTGATCCGGATGGTGTCTATCGCCGCCATGGAAAAGGCCGAACGCGCCAACCGCCAACGCGCACCGCGCAAGGCATCGAGATGA